Proteins from one Impatiens glandulifera chromosome 2, dImpGla2.1, whole genome shotgun sequence genomic window:
- the LOC124926467 gene encoding copper transporter 5-like codes for MMHMTFYWGTTVTLLFDFWKTDSLISYILTLLVCFLFSTFYQYLEDRRLRFKLQSLNSSKTVINSSPSPGASIDSPLLLFRRGGRWSVVKVGGSVLFGINSALGYFMMLAVMSFNGGVFIAIVFGLAVGYLLFRNGDEDAVDVDVVENPCACA; via the coding sequence ATGATGCACATGACTTTCTATTGGGGAACAACGGTAACTCTATTGTTTGATTTCTGGAAAACTGATTCATTGATCAGTTACATCCTCACGCTCCTTGTTTGTTTCCTCTTCTCAACTTTCTACCAATACCTCGAAGATCGTCGTCTCCGATTCAAATTACAATCTCTTAACAGTTCTAAAACAGTAATAAATTCATCTCCATCTCCCGGAGCATCGATCGATTCTCCTCTCCTCCTATTCCGACGAGGAGGAAGATGGAGCGTTGTTAAGGTAGGAGGATCTGTTCTATTTGGAATCAATTCTGCCCTAGGTTACTTTATGATGCTAGCGGTTATGTCGTTCAATGGAGGTGTGTTTATAGCTATTGTATTTGGTCTTGCTGTTGGATATTTACTGTTTAGGAATGGTGATGAAGatgcggttgatgttgatgttgttgAGAATCCTTGTGCTTGTGCTTGA